A genomic region of Trichothermofontia sichuanensis B231 contains the following coding sequences:
- the bchE gene encoding magnesium-protoporphyrin IX monomethyl ester anaerobic oxidative cyclase: protein MRILMIQPNYHSGGAEIAGNWPPSWVPYVGGALKAAGFDQVRFIDAMSNHIEDGELAEKIRAYQPDVVMATAITPMIYQSQTTLGIAKQVCPDVVTIMGGIHPTYMYQEVLTEAPWVDYIIRGEGEEISVNLLRAIEQGTDRQQRHEILGIAFLENGEIVATPAHPPIKNLDTLSPDWSLLEWDKYIYTPLNVRVAVPNYSRGCPFRCRFCSQWKFWRKYRARSPKHFVDEIETLVKEYKVGFFILADEEPTINKSRFMALCQELIDRNLGVHWGINTRVTDILRDEKELPFYRKAGLVHVSLGTEAAAQLNLNLFRKETTIADNKRAVQLLRDNGILAEVQFIMGLPNETPETIAETYRMARDWQADMTNWNMYTPWPFAELFKDLEDRVEIRDYSHYNFVTPIIKPDNMTREEVLRGVLGNYAKFYMHKTIEYWFEKDPFKRRYLLGCLWAFAKTTWDKRFYNLKRVKRKGLHTEIEFGFDPSKILSPEEIAQRQQKQTADVDFLGTISACGAPNDLVADEQTLKVGEAPIPMMKI from the coding sequence ATGCGTATTTTAATGATCCAGCCTAACTACCATTCCGGTGGTGCCGAAATCGCTGGGAACTGGCCACCTAGTTGGGTGCCCTATGTTGGGGGTGCTCTCAAGGCCGCGGGCTTCGATCAGGTCCGATTTATTGATGCCATGAGCAATCACATTGAGGATGGAGAATTAGCCGAGAAAATTCGGGCCTATCAGCCGGATGTGGTGATGGCAACGGCAATTACGCCCATGATCTATCAATCACAAACGACTCTGGGGATCGCTAAACAAGTCTGCCCGGATGTCGTCACGATCATGGGGGGCATTCATCCCACCTATATGTACCAAGAAGTGCTGACGGAAGCCCCCTGGGTGGACTATATCATTCGTGGCGAAGGTGAAGAGATTAGTGTTAATTTACTACGGGCCATTGAACAAGGTACTGATCGCCAACAGCGTCATGAAATCCTTGGCATTGCCTTCCTGGAAAATGGCGAAATTGTTGCGACACCGGCCCATCCCCCGATTAAGAACCTGGATACCCTCTCTCCAGATTGGAGCCTCCTGGAGTGGGATAAATATATCTACACGCCCCTGAACGTTCGGGTGGCGGTGCCTAACTATTCCCGTGGGTGTCCCTTCCGGTGTCGCTTCTGTTCGCAGTGGAAATTCTGGCGCAAATACCGTGCCCGATCGCCCAAACACTTTGTCGATGAAATCGAGACACTGGTCAAGGAATACAAGGTTGGCTTTTTCATCTTGGCTGATGAGGAACCAACAATTAATAAATCCCGCTTTATGGCCTTATGTCAGGAACTGATCGATCGCAACTTGGGTGTCCATTGGGGTATTAACACCCGCGTGACGGATATTCTGCGCGACGAGAAAGAACTCCCGTTCTATCGCAAAGCCGGTTTAGTCCATGTCTCCCTCGGTACCGAGGCCGCTGCCCAGTTGAATTTGAATCTTTTCCGCAAGGAAACGACGATCGCGGACAACAAACGGGCCGTCCAACTTTTGCGAGATAATGGCATCCTGGCGGAAGTGCAGTTCATCATGGGGTTGCCGAATGAAACCCCAGAAACGATCGCTGAAACCTATCGCATGGCCCGCGATTGGCAGGCTGACATGACCAACTGGAACATGTATACGCCGTGGCCCTTTGCGGAACTGTTCAAGGACTTGGAGGATCGCGTCGAAATTCGCGACTATTCCCACTACAACTTTGTAACTCCCATCATTAAACCCGATAATATGACGCGGGAAGAGGTGTTGCGAGGTGTTTTGGGTAACTATGCTAAGTTCTATATGCACAAAACGATCGAGTATTGGTTTGAGAAAGATCCCTTCAAGCGACGCTATCTCCTTGGTTGTCTGTGGGCCTTTGCTAAAACAACCTGGGACAAGCGGTTCTATAACCTCAAGCGAGTGAAGCGCAAGGGCTTACATACGGAAATCGAGTTTGGTTTTGACCCAAGCAAGATCCTCTCTCCCGAAGAAATTGCCCAACGCCAGCAAAAGCAAACCGCTGATGTAGACTTTTTGGGTACAATTTCAGCCTGTGGTGCGCCCAATGATCTGGTTGCAGATGAGCAAACACTTAAAGTAGGGGAAGCCCCTATTCCGATGATGAAAATTTAA